Proteins encoded together in one Polypterus senegalus isolate Bchr_013 chromosome 16, ASM1683550v1, whole genome shotgun sequence window:
- the LOC120516242 gene encoding cofilin-2-like isoform X1, whose translation MASGIGVDEEVIRVYEDMKMRKGDVKSRKKMVCFCLNENMTKIIVEKDVEILNEDVGSKFKDPYTECVNLLPKDDCRYLLLDVSYCTKESSKEDLVFMFWAPENAPVKKKMMYASSKDAVKKKLSGIRCELQVSSRDDVLDRSFLASKLKGDITSIEGVGIH comes from the exons gCCTCTGGAATTGGTGTTGATGAGGAAGTGATTCGTGTCTATGAGGACATGAAGATGAGGAAGGGAGATGTCAAGAGCAGGAAGAAGATGGTTTGTTTCTGCTTGAATGAGAACATGACAAAAATAATCGTGGAGAAAGATGTGGAAATTTTGAATGAAGATGTAGGAAGTAAATTTAAGGATCCATATACAGAGTGTGTGAATTTGTTGCCCAAAGATGACTGTCGATATCTATTGTTGGATGTTTCCTACTGCACTAAAGAAAGCAGTAAGGAGGACCTGGTGTTTATGTTCTG GGCACCAGAAAATGCCCcggtcaaaaaaaaaatgatgtatgcTAGTTCAAAGGATGCTGTCAAGAAGAAATTATCAG gaaTTAGATGTGAATTGCAGGTGAGCTCGAGGGATGATGTGTTGGACCGTAGTTTTCTTGCAAGCAAACTTAAAGGTGATATTACATCAATAGAAGGGGTCGGGATCCACTGA